DNA sequence from the Candidatus Planktophila sulfonica genome:
GATAACGCCAGCCATATTTCCAAGTTAGCCAATGTCGCCTCCAAGTCTCTCGATATCTTCCTTCAACTTTCACTCGATGGCGACCCTGCACGTGGGGGAGCCGTTGAATCCGAGCTGCCGGCCCTTGCGGATATCGCACTGGCGTCTGCCAATCTTCACCTCGCCGGGTTGATGTGCGTGCCACCAGTTGCTGCAGACCCCCGTACTGCCTTTACTGAAATTGCAGCGATTCATCAAAGGTTTATCAGTAAATATCCAGAAGCTAAATCCCTCTCTGCTGGAATGTCGGGAGACTTTGAAATTGCTATTGACTGTGGAGCGACACATATTCGCGTAGGTAGCTCAATCCTCGGCTCACGCACGGTGCGCTAGTAACCTAGCCATATGTCAGCACTCAATAAAATGATGGGCTTCCTTGGCCTCGTCGATACAGATGAAGAGACCAACGTTTCCGAGGTTCCACAGCGCGCAGCAGTTGCACGTCCAACTCGCGAACGCACCGGAGTAACAGTTCTAGGTTCTCACCAATCTGCACATCCAGTTGCTTCACAGCCTGCGATGATCGAAGAACCAATCTCTTCATACAACATCATCACTCTTCAGCCACGTTCTTACTCTGAAGCTCGCAAAGTTGGCGAGTACTACCGTGAAGGAAATCCAGTCATCATCAATCTCGATGACATGGAAGAGTCAGAGCGCAA
Encoded proteins:
- a CDS encoding YggS family pyridoxal phosphate-dependent enzyme is translated as MRRRGELATNLEAVKARIKNPEVTLIVVTKTYPVSDVQILHELGVRDFGENRNEEGLEKSAAVEGRWHYQGEIQSRKLRDIGAWADVVHSLDNASHISKLANVASKSLDIFLQLSLDGDPARGGAVESELPALADIALASANLHLAGLMCVPPVAADPRTAFTEIAAIHQRFISKYPEAKSLSAGMSGDFEIAIDCGATHIRVGSSILGSRTVR
- a CDS encoding cell division protein SepF, which codes for MSALNKMMGFLGLVDTDEETNVSEVPQRAAVARPTRERTGVTVLGSHQSAHPVASQPAMIEEPISSYNIITLQPRSYSEARKVGEYYREGNPVIINLDDMEESERKRLVDFASGLVFGLHGRIERISLKVFLLSPANVSVSNEDKTAAQASFFNQS